A single region of the Mercenaria mercenaria strain notata chromosome 6, MADL_Memer_1, whole genome shotgun sequence genome encodes:
- the LOC123550081 gene encoding uncharacterized protein LOC123550081, which produces MSWVHATHSKLENTDTQKWCTDPWEIAKCFINAPGYSDKSKAADIDTPGLLHLFINNTSLQSHLSDSINGSNTFRKVLQGRNELVHSSTMELEDRKLDECIDNIIAILEDEKELKARSDAQQAVFKLRQLKQESFIITTHNEIEVCRDALASVINKTGELNQTIRDAKDDIDKKQKEATDALEDATKYISEKQTEITNAIQGAKDDIHKKQTEAVEGIIP; this is translated from the exons ATGTCATGGGTCCACGCCACCCACTCCAAACTGGAAAATACAGATACTCAGAAATGGTGTACAGATCCATGGGAGATTGCCAAATGTTTCATCAATGCACCGGGATATTCAGACAAGTCAAAGGCAGCTGATATTGACACTCCGGGGTTGCTTCATCTTTTTATCAACAACACCAGTCTTCAATCGCACTTGTCAGACAGCATTAATGGGAGTAACACCTTCAGAAAG GTTCTACAAGGAAGAAACGAATTGGTCCATTCATCGACAATGGAGCTGGAAGACAGAAAACTGGATGAATGTATAGACAACATCATAGCAATTCTTGAGGATGAGAAAGAATTGAAAGCAAGAAGCGATGCTCAACAGGCTGTTTTCAAGCTCAGACAG TTAAAGCAGGAAAGCTTTATCATTACTACACACAACGAGATTGAAGTGTGTAGAGATGCATTAGCCTCCGTTATAAACAAGACAGGGGAACTAAACCAAACAATTCGAGACGCTAAAGATGACATTGATAAGAAACAAAAAGAAGCTACAGATGCTTTGGAGGACGCAACAAAATACATTAgtgaaaaacaaacagaaattacCAACGCTATTCAAGGAGCAAAAGATGACATTCATAAGAAACAAACAGAGGCTGTAGAAGGTATAATACCTTAA